A single region of the Drosophila takahashii strain IR98-3 E-12201 chromosome 2R, DtakHiC1v2, whole genome shotgun sequence genome encodes:
- the Khc-73 gene encoding kinesin-like protein KIF13A isoform X2: protein MSSDKIKVAVRVRPFNRREIELGTKCIVEMEKQQTILQNPPPLEKIERKQPKTFAFDHCFYSLNPEDDNFASQETVFDCVGRGILDNAFQGYNACIFAYGQTGSGKSYTMMGSQESKGIIPRLCDKLFSAIANKSTPELMYKVEVSYMEIYNEKVHDLLDPKPNKQSLKVREHNVMGPYVDGLSQLAVTSYQDIDNLMTEGNKSRTVAATNMNAESSRSHAVFSVVLTQILTDQATGVSGEKVSRMSLVDLAGSERAVKTGAVGDRLKEGSNINKSLTTLGLVISKLADQTNGKKSGNDKFVPYRDSVLTWLLKDNLGGNSRTVMVATISPSADNYEETLSTLRYADRAKRIVNHAVVNEDPNARIIRELRHEVETLRSMLKHATGSPVGDVQDKLAESENLMKQISQTWEEKLVKTERIQNERQQALEKMGISVQASGIKVEKNKYYLVNLNADPSLNELLVYYLKERTLIGGRSISGQQPDIQLSGLGIQPEHCVITIEDSGLYMEPVQGARCFVNGSAAVEKTPLQNGDRILWGNHHFFRVNSPKSNNTSMCASEPQTPAQLIDYNFARDEIMQNELSNDPIQTAIARLERQHEEDKQVALEKQRQEYERQFQQLRNILSPSTPYAPYAPYDPLRMGKITPNTPTSQMRVEKWAQERDEMFRRSLGQLKTDIMRANSLVQEANFLAEEMEKKTKFSVTLQIPPANLSPNRRRGAFVSEPAILVKRTNSGSQIWTMEKLENKLIDMREMYQDHKERILNGLPLIEPFSDDEYDDKDDDSAKPQDPFYESQENHNLIGVANIFLEVLFHDVKLDYHTPIISQQGEVAGRLQVEIERIAGQMPQDRMCESVSESSGDSRDEYDDPVDPTSNQITCRVTIKCASGLPLSLSNFVFCQYTFWGHQEMVVPVINAESTAHDQNMVFKFEHTQDFTVTINEEFLEHCIEGALSIEVWGHRSAGFSRTKGWEVEQQQAKARSLVDRWAELSRKIELWVEIHELNDNGEYSPVEVTNRNEVLTGGIYQLRQGQQRRVNVRVKPVQNSGTLPIICQSIVNVAIGSVTVRSRLQRPLDSYQEEDLTVLREKWSEALGRRRQYLDQQIQMLIKKEEKNEQERERELSLVHQWVSLTEERNAVLVPAPGSGIPGAPASWEPPSGMEPHVPVLFLNLNGDDLSAQNTNDELSVAGINSILSKEHGHKFYTLQILQHLDKDVCCVASWDSSMHDSQALNRVTEANERVYLILRTTVRLSHPAPMDLVLRKRLSINIKKGQTLTDRLKKFRLVRGENAIWQSGVTYEVVSNIPKASEELEDRESLAQLAASGDDCSASDGETYIEKYTRGVSAVESILTLDRLRQNVAVKELETAHGQPLSMRKTVSVPNFSQAVKDTTNTGSIMRFDASMESLLNVGRSESFADLNNSALGSKFTPGHSPAGAGGVIRNRHSFGGKGSSDDSPGKAFGIARPTFLNLNLNLNTLRIAPTKPSPATSKLLGMRMTTLHEEPLGGHKSLDEEPEDSYSDSEYAAEYEQERQQNKSLATRSRLTASKTMDSFMDVSSHSNQSYLSYTSSANANMKHLTGLATLSMSSSTSSGYGSQAVSCNNLSNEDIASMRSMSIDETPDFDRVNSNSPPNRQARVNPFLKDMPKAKAQEPQTEPQAKKLQETFTHPLEQLESRENAQSDEDEREQLPKNNNNNVEAVEEPTKQQEEAELPTESQTELATDNQNGNRSSSSDEVSHSSEELLEGDGIVREELPAGKVVRRKKSNTQPPPINGNSNNNNNNSTSQAPRINHRASVAKMEGLAAYMDSSIMSSSTEVEDESKDVEVILPDWIVVGESVLIRPYNTSGVIRFVGTTEFQPGAWIGVELDTPTGKNDGTVKGIQYFQCKPKHGMFVRSDKLMLDKRGKAMRAYKAAEKSNSISKEMSTSMTGSMTRSKSRGDSLNLSARK, encoded by the exons AAATCGAACTGGGTACAAAATGTAtcgtggaaatggaaaaacagCAGACGATACTGCAGAATCCGCCACCACTGGAAAAAATCGAAAG aAAACAACCAAAGACATTTGCATTCGATCACTGCTTTTACTCACTGAATCCCGAGGACGACAACTTTGCGTCCCAGGAGACAGTATTCGATTGCGTGGGACGTGGAATTCTGGATAATGCATTCCAGGGCTATAATGCGTGCATATTCGCTTACGGCCAGACAG GCTCTGGCAAGTCCTACACGATGATGGGCTCCCAGGAGAGCAAGGGAATCATTCCGCGTCTCTGCGACAAGCTCTTCTCGGCCATAGCCAACAAATCCACACCCGAACTGATGTACAAGGTGGAGGTGTCGTACATGGAGATTTACAACGAGAAGGTCCACGATCTGCTCGATCCCAAGCCGAACAAACAGTCTCTTAAGGTGCGCGAGCACAATGTCATGGGTCCCTATGTGGACGGATTGTCGCAGCTGGCGGTGACATCCTACCAGGACATCGATAACCTCATGACCGAGGGCAACAAATCGCGAACGGTGGCCGCCACGAACATGAACGCCGAGTCCTCGCGCTCCCACGCCGTCTTCTCGGTGGTCCTCACTCAGATACTCACGGATCAGGCGACGGGCGTCAGCGGCGAGAAGGTGTCCCGCATGTCCCTGGTGGATTTGGCTGGCTCCGAGCGAGCCGTGAAAACGGGAGCCGTTGGCGATCGTCTCAAAGAAGGCTCCAACATCAACAA ATCTCTAACCACCCTTGGCCTGGTCATCTCCAAGCTGGCCGATCAAACGAACGGCAAGAAGAGCGGCAACGACAAGTTTGTGCCCTATCGCGACTCCGTGCTCACCTGGCTGCTGAAGGACAATCTGGGTGGCAACTCGAGGACAGTGATGGTGGCCACGATTTCACCCTCGGCGGACAACTACGAGGAAACTCTTTCAACGCTACGTTATGCGGATCGGGCCAAGCGCATTGTTAATCACGCTGTGGTCAACGAAGATCCCAATGCCCGCATCATTCGTGAGCTGCGACACGAGGTGGAGACGCTCAGGAGCATGCTGAAACATGCCACCGGGTCGCCGGTGGGCGATGTCCAGGACAAGCTGGCTGAGAGCGAGAACCTGATGAAGCAGATCTCGCAGACCTGGGAGGAAAAGCTGGTCAAGACGGAGCGCATTCAGAACGAACGACAGCAGGCGCTCGAGAAGATGGGCATCAGTGTGCAGGCCAGTGGCATCAAGGTGGAGAAGAACAAGTACTATTTGGTCAATTTGAACGCCGATCCGTCCCTCAATGAGTTGCTGGTCTACTACCTGAAG GAACGAACGCTGATCGGCGGACGCAGCATCAGTGGCCAGCAGCCGGACATTCAACTTTCCGGCCTGGGCATCCAGCCCGAGCACTGTGTGATCACCATCGAGGACAGTGGTCTGTACATGGAGCCCGTGCAGGGAGCGCGTTGTTTTGTCAACGGATCGGCAGCTGTAGAGAAGACGCCGCTGCAGAATGGCGACCGTATCCTGTGGGGCAACCACCATTTCTTCCGCGTTAACTCGCCGAAGAGCAATAACACGAGTATGTGTGCCTCGGAGCCCCAGACGCCGGCGCAACTGATTGATTACAATTTCGCACGCGATGAGATTATGCAGAACGAGCTGAGCAACGACCCCATCCAGACGGCCATTGCTCGGCTGGAGCGTCAGCACGAGGAAGATAAGCAGGTGGCGCTGGAGAAGCAGCGGCAGGAGTACGAGCGTCAGTTTCAACAGCTGCGCAATATTCTGTCGCCCAGTACACCATATGCTCCCTATGCTCCCTACGATCCGCTGCGCATGGGCAAGATTACCCCGAATACTCCCACTTCGCAGATGCGGGTGGAAAAGTGGGCGCAG GAACGCGATGAGATGTTCCGGCGCAGCTTGGGCCAGCTAAAAACCGATATTATGCGTGCGAATTCTCTGGTCCAGGAGGCCAACTTCCTGGCCGAGGAGATGGAGAAGAAGACCAAGTTCTCGGTCACTCTGCAGATTCCGCCGGCCAATCTGAGTCCCAACAGGCGGCGAGGCGCCTTCGTCAGCGAACCCGCCATTCTGGTGAAGCGCACCAACTCGGGCAGCCAAATCTGGACGATGGAGAAGCTGGAGAACAAGCTGATCGACATGCGCGAGATGTACCAGGATCACAAGGAGCGCATTCTCAACGGATTG CCCCTTATAGAGCCATTCTCAGACGACGAGTACGACGACAAG GACGACGACAGCGCCAAGCCTCAAGATCCGTTCTACGAGTCGCAGGAGAACCACAATCTCATTGGCGTGGCCAATATATTCCTGGAGGTTCTCTTCCACGACGTCAAGCTGGACTACCACACGCCGATCATCAGCCAGCAAGGCGAGGTGGCGGGTCGTCTGCAGGTGGAGATCGAGCGGATCGCGGGACAGATGCCGCAAGATCGCATGTGCGAGTCGGTCTCCGAGTCATCCGGCGATTCGCGGGATGAGTACGACGACCCGGTGGATCCCACATCCAATCAGATTACCTGCCGTGTGACCATCAAGTGCGCCAGTGGCCTGCCGTTGTCGCTCTCCAACTTCGTCTTTTGCCAGTACACTTTCTGGGGTCACCAGGAGATGGTTGTGCCGGTCATCAACGCGGAGTCAACGGCCCATGATCAGAATATGGTCTTCAAGTTCGAGCACACCCAGGACTTTACGGTCACCATAAACGAAGAGTTTTTGGAGCACTGCATCGAGGGTGCGCTGTCCATCGAAGTATGGGGACATCGCAGTGCCGGCTTCTCCAGGACAAAGGGCTGGGAAGTGGAGCAGCAGCAAGCGAAGGCCCGTTCCCTGGTCGATCGCTGGGCGGAGCTGTCGCGCAAGATCGAGCTTTGGGTGGAGATCCACGAGCTAAACGACAACGGCGAGTATTCGCCGGTGGAGGTGACAAATCGGAATGAAGTACTGACTGGTGGGATTTACCAGTTGCGTCAGGGTCAACAGCGGCGCGTGAATGTGCGGGTGAAGCCCGTGCAGAACTCTGGCACCCTGCCCATCATTTGCCAGTCGATTGTGAACGTGGCCATTGGCAGTGTGACGGTGCGATCTCGTTTGCAGCGACCACTAGACTCGTACCAGGAGGAGGATCTCACTGTGCTGCGCGAGAAGTGGAGCGAGGCGTTGGGACGAAGGCGTCAGTATCTTGACCAGCAGATCCAGATGCTCATAAAGAAGGAGGAGAAGAACGAGCAGGAAAGGGAACGCGAGCTGAGCCTGGTACATCAGTGGGTTTCGCTGACGGAGGAGCGCAATGCGGTCTTAGTGCCGGCTCCTGGTTCGGGCATTCCCGGAGCCCCCGCCTCGTGGGAACCCCCATCGGGAATGGAGCCCCATGTGCCAGTGCTCTTCCTCAACCTCAATGGCGACGATTTGTCCGCGCAGAACACCAACGACGAGCTCTCCGTGGCCGGcatcaattcaattttgtCCAAGGAGCATGGACACAAGTTCTACACGCTGCAGATTCTGCAGCACCTGGACAAGGATGTGTGCTGTGTGGCCAGCTGGGACTCTTCGATGCACGACAGCCAGGCCCTGAATCGTGTGACCGAAGCGAATGAGCGTGTGTATCTCATACTGCGCACCACGGTGCGCCTTTCGCATCCCGCTCCCATGGATCTCGTGCTGCGCAAACGGCTGAGCATAAACATCAAGAAGGGCCAAACGCTGACCGATCGCCTCAAGAAATTCCGACTGGTGCGCGGTGAGAATGCCATTTGGCAGAGCGGCGTCACCTATGAGGTGGTCTCCAACATTCCAAAGGCCTCCGAGGAGCTGGAGGATCGCGAATCGTTGGCCCAGTTGGCGGCTAGCGGTGATGATTGCTCGGCAAGCGACGGCGAAACCTACATAG AGAAATACACGCGTGGCGTTTCGGCGGTGGAGAGCATACTGACCCTGGATCGCCTGCGGCAGAACGTGGCGGTCAAGGAGCTGGAGACGGCCCATGGACAGCCGCTGAGCATGCGCAAGACCGTCAGCGTGCCGAACTTCTCACAG GCGGTCAAAGACACCACCAATACCGGGAGT ATTATGCGCTTCGATGCATCGATGGAGTCGCTGCTGAATGTCGGACGCTCCGAGTCCTTTGCCGATCTCAATAACAGTGCGTTGGGCAGCAAATTTACGCCAG GTCACAGTCCAGCAGGAGCAGGCGGAGTCATCCGGAATCGCCACAGCTTCGGCGGCAAGGGAAGCAGCGATGACTCTCCCGGAAAAGCCTTTGGCATCG CGCGTCCAACATTTTTGAATCTCAATTTGAATCTGAACACATTGAGAATTGCGCCAACGAAAC CTTCGCCGGCCACCAGTAAACTGCTGGGCATGCGCATGACTACGCTGCACGAGGAGCCGCTGGGTGGACACAAGTCACTGGACGAGGAGCCGGAGGACAGCTACAGCGACTCGGAGTACGCCGCCGAGTACGAACAGGAGCGGCAGCAGAACAAGAGCCTGGCCACGCGCTCCCGCCTCACGGCTTCCAAGACCATGGACTCCTTCATGGACGTCAGCAGCCATTCGAACCAGAGCTACTTGAGCTACACGTCCAGTGCCAATGCGAACATGAAGCATCTGACGGGCCTGGCCACTTTGAGCATGAGCTCCTCCACCAGCAGTGGCTACGGCTCGCAGGCTGTCTCCTGCAATAATCTGAGCAACGAGGATATTGCTTCAATGCGTTCCATGAGCATTGATGAGACGCCAG ACTTTGATCGAGTCAACTCGAATTCGCCTCCGAATCGGCAGGCACGAGTCAATCCCTTCCTCAAGGACATGCCCAAAGCCAAAGCACAGGAACCGCAAACGGAGCCGCAGGCCAAGAAGCTGCAGGAAACCTTTACGCATCCGTTGGAGCAGCTGGAGTCCCGGGAGAACGCACAAAGCGACGAGGATGAGCGCGAACAGCTGCCAaagaataacaacaacaatgtgGAGGCGGTCGAGGAGCCGACGAAGCAGCAAGAGGAAGCTGAGCTGCCAACCGAATCACAAACAGAGCTTGCCACAGACAATCAAAACGGCAAcaggtcctcctcctccgacgAGGTGAGCCACAGTTCCGAGGAGCTGCTCGAAGGCGATGGCATTGTGCGGGAGGAGTTGCCCGCTGGAAAGGTGGTGCGGCGCAAGAAGTCCAACACCCAGCCACCTCCGATTAATGGCAACagcaataataacaacaataacagcacAAGTCAGGCACCGCGCATCAATCATCGAGCATCGGTGGCTAAGATGGAGGGTTTGGCCGCCTACATGGACTCCAGCATCATGTCGAGCAGCACAGAAGTTGAAG ATGAGAGCAAGGATGTGGAAGTTATTCTGCCCGATTGGATTGTGGTCGGCGAGTCGGTGTTGATCCGACCCTACAATACCAGCGGCGTCATCCGCTTCGTGGGCACCACAGAGTTCCAGCCCGGCGCCTGGATAGGCGTGGAATTGGACACTCCGACGGGCAAGAACGACGGCACCGTGAAGGGCATTCAGTATTTCCAGTGCAAGCCCAAGCACGGCATGTTCGTGCGCTCCGACAAGCTGATGCTGGACAAGCGCGGCAAGGCGATGCGAGCCTACAAGGCCGCCGAGAAGAGCAACAGCATCAGCAAAG AGATGAGCACCTCGATGACCGGCTCGATGACACGCTCCAAGAGCCGCGGCGATTCGCTAAACCTGTCGGCGCGCAAATGA